In a single window of the Deltaproteobacteria bacterium genome:
- a CDS encoding MoxR family ATPase, whose product MALDPRGAPLDPSALDPIRAAEQARRLRANVERAVRGKSEVVRQTVEAWVAGGHILLEDVPGVGKTTLAHALARSLAASFKRIQFTSDLLPGDLVGSAVPELLEGRPSGRFVFQPGPLFAQVVLADEINRASPKTQSALLEAMAEGSVSVDGTVHRLPEPFLVVATQNPLEHHGVHPLPESQLDRFLLRLRIGYPAPEDEAAVLRDDPAATELPRLEPVLTGADLLAMRAAAGRVKFDDGLVAYLLEIVRATRAHAAIRLGASPRGAVALRRAAQARALVDGRDYCIPEDVRDLAVAVLAHRLALDPHHGLADGAMASSAAEWSGRGPEEAEWLVREILDGVAVPL is encoded by the coding sequence ATGGCCCTCGACCCGCGCGGCGCCCCGCTGGACCCGTCCGCCCTCGATCCGATCCGCGCTGCCGAGCAGGCCCGCCGGCTGCGCGCGAACGTGGAGCGCGCGGTGCGCGGCAAGAGCGAGGTGGTACGCCAGACCGTCGAGGCCTGGGTGGCCGGCGGCCACATCCTGCTCGAGGACGTGCCGGGGGTCGGCAAGACCACCCTCGCCCACGCCCTCGCCCGCTCGCTCGCCGCGAGCTTCAAGCGCATCCAGTTCACGAGCGACCTCCTGCCCGGGGACCTGGTCGGCTCGGCCGTGCCCGAGCTGCTCGAGGGCCGGCCGAGCGGGCGCTTCGTCTTCCAGCCGGGGCCCCTCTTCGCCCAGGTCGTGCTCGCCGACGAGATCAACCGCGCCAGCCCGAAGACCCAGTCGGCGCTGCTCGAGGCGATGGCCGAGGGCTCGGTCTCGGTGGACGGCACGGTCCACCGCCTGCCCGAGCCCTTCCTGGTCGTGGCGACCCAGAACCCGCTCGAGCACCACGGGGTGCATCCGCTCCCCGAGTCGCAGCTCGACCGCTTCCTGCTGCGGCTGCGGATCGGCTACCCGGCCCCCGAGGACGAGGCGGCCGTGCTGCGCGACGATCCCGCGGCGACCGAGCTGCCGCGCCTCGAGCCGGTCCTCACGGGCGCGGACCTGCTCGCCATGCGTGCGGCCGCCGGACGGGTGAAGTTCGACGACGGGCTCGTGGCCTATCTGCTCGAGATCGTGCGCGCGACCCGCGCGCACGCCGCGATCCGGCTCGGCGCCTCGCCCCGCGGCGCCGTCGCGCTGCGCCGCGCCGCCCAGGCGCGCGCGCTCGTCGACGGCCGCGACTACTGCATCCCCGAGGACGTGCGCGATCTCGCGGTGGCGGTGCTGGCCCATCGCCTCGCGCTCGACCCCCATCACGGCCTCGCGGATGGCGCGATGGCCTCCTCGGCGGCGGAGTGGAGCGGGCGCGGGCCCGAGGAGGCGGAGTGGCTGGTGCGCGAGATCCTGGACGGCGTCGCGGTCCCGCTCTGA
- a CDS encoding DUF58 domain-containing protein, translating into MLPRLRSFARRHLRPPRTLVPTRAGWIFFALAFGVGFAALNTGNNLLYLILSGMLAFLVLSGVLSETALRGIDVLRQLPPEWLAGQPGRVVLEVANTQRFWAHAIVVEDCAGAGTQRPAPLGRVLALRIAPGGRERRSYTYTPGSRGELGFAGLRVTTRFPFGLFAKSLWIERPARALVYPSLVPAAAPAVLGEPRREGFARRGRSAAPSEVSSLRAFARGDAPRRVHWPASLRRGLLLVRDAEGETAGETEVRLRTAGMADGTAFESAVSRAASQAEAGLRAGLRVGLRTDSARFAADTGPLHRARLLGILARVAPEAPDGRGGPP; encoded by the coding sequence TTGCTCCCGCGCCTGCGCTCCTTCGCGCGCCGCCACCTGCGCCCGCCCCGGACCCTCGTCCCGACCCGGGCCGGCTGGATCTTCTTCGCGCTCGCCTTCGGGGTCGGCTTCGCCGCTCTCAACACCGGCAACAACCTGCTCTACCTGATCCTGTCCGGGATGCTCGCCTTCCTGGTCCTCTCCGGGGTGCTCTCGGAGACGGCGCTGCGCGGGATCGACGTCCTGCGCCAGCTTCCCCCCGAGTGGCTCGCCGGCCAGCCGGGCCGCGTCGTGCTCGAGGTCGCCAACACCCAGCGCTTCTGGGCCCACGCAATCGTCGTCGAGGACTGCGCCGGGGCGGGGACCCAGCGCCCGGCGCCGCTCGGGCGCGTGCTCGCGCTGCGCATCGCGCCGGGCGGACGCGAGCGGCGCAGCTATACCTACACCCCCGGGAGTCGGGGGGAGCTCGGCTTCGCGGGCCTGCGCGTCACGACGCGCTTTCCCTTCGGGCTGTTCGCGAAGTCGCTCTGGATCGAGCGGCCGGCGCGCGCCCTCGTCTACCCCTCGCTCGTGCCGGCGGCGGCGCCCGCCGTGCTCGGCGAGCCGCGGCGGGAGGGCTTCGCCCGCCGCGGGCGCAGCGCCGCGCCGAGCGAGGTGAGCAGCCTGCGCGCGTTCGCGCGTGGCGACGCCCCGCGCCGCGTCCACTGGCCCGCTTCGCTCCGCCGCGGCCTCCTGCTCGTGCGCGACGCCGAAGGCGAGACGGCCGGCGAGACGGAGGTGCGGCTGCGCACCGCAGGCATGGCCGACGGCACCGCCTTCGAGAGCGCCGTGTCGCGGGCCGCGTCCCAGGCCGAGGCCGGCCTGCGCGCCGGCCTGCGCGTCGGCCTGCGCACCGACAGCGCGCGCTTCGCCGCGGACACGGGGCCGCTCCACCGCGCCCGCCTGCTGGGGATCCTGGCCCGCGTCGCGCCCGAGGCGCCCGACGGCCGGGGAGGCCCGCCGTGA